The sequence CGCCGAGCTGGCCGTCGTGGTGACCGACGCGCACGGCCAGGCCCAGGCGGCCGAGGCGTGGCTTGCCGAGCTGGACGGCGCGGCGGGGACGTGACACCTCGCCCGTCCCAAGTCGACCGGCGCGGCCGCGTGGCGTGCCGGTTCGGCATGCCGTCAAGGCGGCGGAAAGGGGCGCAAGCAGGCATTCTGACAAAGATCCTGAACTGTCAGTAAAGATTCTGAGGCGTCTTGTCAAGAAGTCTGGTAGTGATTTGGTCATGTCGGCGCCGTACGCGGCCGGCCCGCCCCACCCCCGTGCGTCGGTGCCCGATCTGCGCCCCTCCCGTCCCGTTTGGGGCACGCCATGCGCGACACGCCCGGCGCGACATCAGCGTGTGTGGCACCGCGTACGGCGCGTTCGTGGAAGGATGCGTGACTGACTACTCATTGTCGATCTTCACAGGAGTCGCCCAGGACAACGAAAAACGCCCCGCTGGATGCGGGGCGTGGATAACTGCAAACCGTAAGACACGTCTGAAATCGATCAGCTCCGATGCTTTGGCCGGCGAAGAGCGGATCGACGTCAACGGGTTTTGTCACGTCTGGAGACGACCATAGCAGGCAGCCAGGCGGTTGGCCCACTGCGCCCTGAAGACACGCCGGGGCATTCGCAAACCGCAGTCTTGATGCCGCCCGATCCCGGGCCCGGCGACCAGCTCGACGACGAGCCGGCGGCCGCCTGGTCCTGGCGTGCCCGCAGTGACCGCACCGACGCGGCGCCGCCGGCGACGTCGCGGCCGCCGTGCGAGGTGCACAGGGCCGGGTTCGAGCGGACCTGCACAGCCTGCGTGCTGGTCAAGCGGGAGGCCATCACCGTGGCGATTGCCACGGTCAACTACCTGACCGGCGGCGCCGTGTCCGCCCGCAGCCAGCGGGCGTGGATGCGTGCGCTCGAGGCACACCCCTACCTCGCCGCCCGGCGCAGCGACGCCTACCGCAACTTGCTGGCGGTGGCTCGGGTGATCATGTGGTGCGGCAAACGCTCCCCGGTTAACCCGGCGGTCTGGACGTCCATCCCGACCCGGGCTCGGATCGTGGCCAAGACCGGGCTGAGCGCGGACACGGTCAAGACGTGGGTCCGCTGGCTGCGCGAGCACGGCTTCCTGGCCACGGTGACCGAAGGGTCCACTCCGCGCTTCCGGCCGGGGACCCGGTGCGGCCTGGTCGACGACGGCGCCGGCCGCCTGGGCGCGGAGTGGGCGCTGACCATCCCCCTGGCCCCGACCCTGGAAGGGTTCCGAGAGCTTCCCGGCTGCGATCACACCCCCGATGATCAGGTCGTTTCCCGCGGATCCCAGCCGATTTCGGGGGACCAAAATCCACCCCCCGCTGGTTCTCTCTCTGATGAGAGAGAACCAGCTACGGACTCCCCCGTCGTACGCACGCGAGAGGGCCGCACAACCGGCAACGAGGGCGCGGCCGGCACCGCCTGGACGTGGCCGCTGTCCGCGACGCCGGAGACCAAGATCGACATGTTGAAGGCGGCGCAGGCGCTGCGCACCCGCAGCGCGATCCTGCGCAAGGTCAGCGCCAAGCACCTGCGCTCGTTGCTGCGAGAGCCGTTCGGCGAGAAGTGGACGCCGAACGACGTCCTGCACGCCCTGGACCACCGGCCCGACGGCACGCCCTGGACTTTCACCGAGCCGCCGCGGTGGCTGCCCGGCTGGATCCGGCACCGCCTGGCCGCCTGGCGCACTGCTGACGGCAGCCTGCAGCCCTCACTGTCACAGCAGCGCGCCGCCCGCCGCCAGGCCGCCACCGCCCGGCAGGCCGCGGCGGCTGCCGAGCACCGCCGCCGCCAAGCTTGCCGGGTCGACGCCGACACCGGGCCTGCAGCCGCCGTTCGCGCCGCGCTGGCCGCCGCCGGGCCGAACGCGGCCGCCGCGCTGCAACGCCATGAAGGAGATCACCGGCCCGTCCGCCTTTACTTTGTCAAGGACAGGACGTTGCAGAACGGTGCCGTGACACTCCATAGCACCGGTCAAGCCCTCGCCGGGCCCAATGCCACCGCACCGCCGGAGATCGGCGCTCAGCGAAGCTCTGAGAGCCATGCGGGACCTGCCCCGGCGCGCGGCATGACCGAGCCCGCGAACGTCTTCGAACGGGAGGTCCTGCGCCGCCACGCGCTGCCGGAGGAGTCCGAGGACCGGCGCCCGCACCCCAGCGGCCCGACGCCGGCGATGGAGCGGGCCTGGCTGTCCCGGGTCGCCGCCCAGCAAGCCCGGAAGAGGTAAGCGCGCCGACCAGAACGACAACCTTCAAACGATCTTGAAAGCGGGGGAGCGGCAAGATGGTAGATCAGGGCCCCTGATCTCCAACAGCCGATCATGTAGGACCTTCAATGATCATGTGTTCAAGATCAACAGAGTGCTAAGGTATCGTCACGCGATACGCGGGCAACCCCGGCCAGACGCCGGGGTTTTTTATGCCCGGCGACCTGCTGAGCGTAGAGATATTGTCAGTAGCCAACGCGGACTCCTCATCAGTGACTTCTGTCCGTCTGGCGCACTCAGCGTGCTGTGTTTCATCAAGATCGAAGCGTCGCGGAGGTCGGCACGATGGCAAGCCCAGCGCGCGGCCAACAGCTGTGATCGGTTTCCCTTGCAGTGACCTTAGGATCGATGACGCCTTGCCCAGTGGAGGTGTTTCTTGGTCACTCGTCCTCACGCAGGTGCCACAGTTGCACCGTCCTGTCGTCGCCGCAACTGGCGAAATAACGGCCGTCGGGGCTGAAGGCAACCCCCCACACCACGCTAGTGTGGGTGCCCCTGAGACCTTCGGTGCCGGTGGTTGCGTCCCAGATGCGTGCGGTCTTGTCCGCGCTTGCGGTGGCGACGAACCGGCCGTCGGGGCTAAAGGCCACTCCACGCACCTGATCGCTGTGGGTGATTTGGAGTAGTTCGGTCCCGGTGGTTGCATCCCAGATGCGCGCGGTCTTGTCGATGCTGGCAGTGGCCAGGCGCTGGCCGTCGGGGCTGAAGGCCACTCCACGCACTTGGTCGCCGTGGGTGATTTGGAGTAGTTCGGTCCCGGTGGTTGCATGCCAGATGCGTGCGGTCTTGTCCGCGCTTGCGGTGGCGACGAACCGGCCGTCGGGGCTAAAGGCCACCCCAAGCGCCTGGTCTTGGGCAATGCGGAGTAGTTCGGTCCCGGTGGTTGCATCCCAGATGCGCGCGGTCTTGTCGATGCTGGCAGTGGCCAGGCGCTGGCCGTCGGGGCTGAAGGCCACTCCACGCACTTGGTCGCCGTGGGTGATTTGGAGTAGTTCGGTGCCGGTGGCGGTGTCCCAGATGCGTGCGGTCTTATCCTCACCAGCGGTGGCGACGAACCGGCCGTCGGGGCTATAGACGACGTCCCAAATCCATGTCATCCAGCCACCGTGCCGGAGTCGGTGCTGCTCAACCCCCGAAAGGTCCACGATCAGTGCGCTCTTCGCTTGATGGGCCACGGCTAATTGCGTACCGCCAGTATTGAAGGCAACGGCAGTGGCGGCCTTAGGCACAGCGATCGTCGTGGATAGGCGCGCTCGGCCGATGGCTGCAACCGTCCTGGTGAGTTCGCGATGAGCTCGTGCGGCGAGTTCGAGACTGTCTTTGAAGGAGGAACCGATGCCGCCGATTCGATGGAGCTCTGTAAGCGACTCCAGGGCCAGGCGCCATTTGCCTGCTTCCATGTGGTGGACGGCTTGCCTGTAGAAACCAGCGAGGGTTTGATCACGTTTGGCGTTGTTAAGTTGAGTTTGTGCCGAGGCAATGAGCCCATCTGGGTCAGGTGTGTCAGGGGCGAGTTGTCTGAGGCGCTCCCCGACTGACACCACGGCCTGCCACTGGTTGGCGCGGTACAGCTCGGCGGCTTCGGTGCGCAACTGTGCGATGGCCTGATCGTGGCGGGCTTGGGCCAACCGGGTCGGCGCATCGCGATAGTCGGAATCAGCGGCAACTACCGCCTCCCACCGCTCGATCGCGGTCTTCAAGTCCTCAGTGGCGGCGGCCGTCGCGTACAGGCTGCTGAGGTGCTGTCCGCGCCGAGCCTGCTCTAGCTTGGCCTGGCTGCTTTTGTAGCCGCGATCGCGGGCGACGATCGCCCGGAATGCCCCGATAGCCTCATCCCACCGGTCGGTATACAGCGCTGCCAGGCCCTGGGTATACAGCTCCTCCAGCGCCGCCGAGGCTTCGGCGTCTATAACTGGGCCAGGCGTGGGGGCGGGTACTTGTTTTGAAGCGGTGCTGTGGTCGCGGAGCCCGGCGGTGGCATTCGGTGGTGAGGTCGGTTGCGCAGATGACTGCTGGTCAGGTCGTTCGGAAGGGTGTTGGAGGAGCACGGATTGCAGGCGGTCGGTAGCTGCGGCGGAGACGAGCTTGCTGTCGTCGTCGGCAAGGCGGCGGATTTCTTCATGCACTTGGCCTCGTACGGCGCTATTGCCGATGCGGTACAGATGGGCAAGCCCGTCCAGGGCGGTGAGCCAGCGTCCAGTTGATGTTTTGGGCGATGATGGTTTGGCCTTCAACATTTGCCTGTTTCTTGGGTCGCTGCTGGGGCATTTCGTTTACGACGCGCCCGTGGACGTAGTCGTACAGCTCATCGAGGGTGATGTTGCCGTCGCCGTCGAGATCGGCGCTGCCATCGCGTAGGCCTTCTACCAGATGGTGGGTGAAGACGGATCGGGTGGCCTGGCCGTGTATCTGGTTGCCCTCGAAGGAGTATTGGGTGGCGTCGGAGGCGGTCAGCACGGTGCGGCCGCGTCCCTGGAAGCGTTCGAGGCTATGGACCGTGGTGTCGGCTTTGGCGGTCCGGCCGGTGGGGAAGGCGCCGCTGTAGCAGCAGTCGAGTATGAGCACTTTTTGGCGTGAGTTGCCGGTTTCCATCGCCTGATCGATCTGCTCAGCTGCCAGCCCGGTGAACAGCAGGCTGTCACGGTGAGTGTTGGTCATGGCCAGGTACAGTCGGCCGTCGTCGTCTTTGAGCCCATGGCCGGTGAAGTACAGCAAGGTCAGGTCGTCACGTAGCTGATCTCGATAGAAGTCGCCGATGGCCTCGCCGACGCGATAGTGCGGTTCGTTGATGAGCGTGGTGACCTCGAAGCCGGCGATGCGCGGGTCTTGCAGGACTGTGGCGAGCGCTTCGGCGTCGTGGGCGGGGGCGGTTAGCTGCTGCAAGCCGGGATCGTGGTATTCGTAGGTGGCGATCAGTAGCGCCAGCCGGCGGCCCATGGTCTACCTGCTGGAGTGCCGCTGGATGAAGGCGTCAAGCAGCTCACGTTGCTGCGTGGCGCTGGCGCGCTCCAACTCGATGGTGTCGCCATCGATGGTCACTGCGATTCGGTGCCGTCCGGTCTGCCGGTCCAGCCAGTTCTGGACGCCTCCGATCAGGGTGGTGAACACCCCACCCGAGGCACTGAAGGCCACGAGCAGCGCTCCGAGCGTGACAGGATCGACTCCTTTGGCCCCCTGCGGGAGCTCTCCAGCCGCCACCGGCACGATGGACTCGATGTCGAGTTGGTTGATCTCGCTGCGCAGGCGGCGGACTAAGTGCTCTTCACGCTCCGGGTCGGTGTCCGGATCCGATCGAAGCACAAGCACCGCGCTTACCGAGGCGGTCGCGTTCGCGTGGTCGCTGCTGCTTGTCATCTGGCCCATCCCCCTGACCTCAGGTCTCTGTGCGGCGCTGTCGGTTGCGAACCCCCGTATACCCGTTGCCGACGTAGCGACGGCGCGCGCCTGCGCTCCAGAGGGTTTCAGGAAAGAGCCCTTCCGTGAAGTAACCTGGCGGTGTGCCTTCCCGAACCCCCAGCTCGACCTCATCGCACCAGGACCAGGATCGCGCCGAATTCACTTCACGAAAGGTAGTCGGCCTCTCGGAGGCCCTCGGCGGCACTGACGATAGCCTCACCGCCTGGGCCGAGCGCTACCTCGCCCTGGCCGTTCGCGGGGTGCGCTCCGACGAAGTCGCCGCCAAGATCACCCGCCATGTGCGGCGCTTCATCGCCTGGCTCACCGACGGCCTCGGCCACGACCGGCTGACGGCCGTCACCCCACGCGAGATCACCGCCTGGCGTGACCACCTGGCCGCCGCCGGCAACCAGGCCAAGGACGGCACCCCTGCCCCGATGGCGCCGGCCACCGTCAACAATCACCTGGCCCACCTGTCGGCGCTGTTCACCTGGATCGGCGCCCACGCCCCGGCCGGGCTACTCCGGCACGGCGATCCGACCAAGAACGTCGCCCCTCTGCGGCTGCCCGCCCCCACCGTGCGAGCCCTGACCGGCAGCCAGGTCCGCACCGTCAAGAACGTGCTGGACCGCATCGAGGACTTCCACCAGCTGACCGGCCGCCGCCACCGCAGCACCGCCCGCGCGGTCCACCGGCACGCCCGCCCGCTGCGCGACCGCGCCATCGTCCACCTCATCCTCGGCACCGGACTACGCCGCGCCGAGGTCGTCGGCCTCGACCTGGCCCAGCTCGACCCGCACACGCCGACGGAGTTGCGGCGGGTCAAGAAGGCCCGCCTGATCGACGTGCGAGGCAAGGGCCACACCAGCCGGACCGTCTTCCTCGGCCGCGACACCCGCC comes from Nonomuraea gerenzanensis and encodes:
- a CDS encoding effector-associated constant component EACC1, with the protein product MTSSSDHANATASVSAVLVLRSDPDTDPEREEHLVRRLRSEINQLDIESIVPVAAGELPQGAKGVDPVTLGALLVAFSASGGVFTTLIGGVQNWLDRQTGRHRIAVTIDGDTIELERASATQQRELLDAFIQRHSSR
- a CDS encoding caspase family protein codes for the protein MGRRLALLIATYEYHDPGLQQLTAPAHDAEALATVLQDPRIAGFEVTTLINEPHYRVGEAIGDFYRDQLRDDLTLLYFTGHGLKDDDGRLYLAMTNTHRDSLLFTGLAAEQIDQAMETGNSRQKVLILDCCYSGAFPTGRTAKADTTVHSLERFQGRGRTVLTASDATQYSFEGNQIHGQATRSVFTHHLVEGLRDGSADLDGDGNITLDELYDYVHGRVVNEMPQQRPKKQANVEGQTIIAQNINWTLAHRPGRACPSVPHRQ
- a CDS encoding WD40 repeat domain-containing protein gives rise to the protein MLKAKPSSPKTSTGRWLTALDGLAHLYRIGNSAVRGQVHEEIRRLADDDSKLVSAAATDRLQSVLLQHPSERPDQQSSAQPTSPPNATAGLRDHSTASKQVPAPTPGPVIDAEASAALEELYTQGLAALYTDRWDEAIGAFRAIVARDRGYKSSQAKLEQARRGQHLSSLYATAAATEDLKTAIERWEAVVAADSDYRDAPTRLAQARHDQAIAQLRTEAAELYRANQWQAVVSVGERLRQLAPDTPDPDGLIASAQTQLNNAKRDQTLAGFYRQAVHHMEAGKWRLALESLTELHRIGGIGSSFKDSLELAARAHRELTRTVAAIGRARLSTTIAVPKAATAVAFNTGGTQLAVAHQAKSALIVDLSGVEQHRLRHGGWMTWIWDVVYSPDGRFVATAGEDKTARIWDTATGTELLQITHGDQVRGVAFSPDGQRLATASIDKTARIWDATTGTELLRIAQDQALGVAFSPDGRFVATASADKTARIWHATTGTELLQITHGDQVRGVAFSPDGQRLATASIDKTARIWDATTGTELLQITHSDQVRGVAFSPDGRFVATASADKTARIWDATTGTEGLRGTHTSVVWGVAFSPDGRYFASCGDDRTVQLWHLREDE
- a CDS encoding tyrosine-type recombinase/integrase, which encodes MRSDEVAAKITRHVRRFIAWLTDGLGHDRLTAVTPREITAWRDHLAAAGNQAKDGTPAPMAPATVNNHLAHLSALFTWIGAHAPAGLLRHGDPTKNVAPLRLPAPTVRALTGSQVRTVKNVLDRIEDFHQLTGRRHRSTARAVHRHARPLRDRAIVHLILGTGLRRAEVVGLDLAQLDPHTPTELRRVKKARLIDVRGKGHTSRTVFLGRDTRQALADYLEHERDGDLDAKSAALFLAASSITARRPGGRLSPRSINTIVGEIGRLHDAQSGDRERDLGTLRPHDLRHTFGYLLSEASGHNRAELERRLGHANDRYLRLYTNPPDDIAAGLVEGF